TCCCCGGAGGTGTTTAGGGAAAGGCTGGACAGTGCCAGTGCACAGTGCCATGGTCCAGGTGACACGGGGGTATTTGGTCTTCGATTAGGCACGATGATctcaaagatcttttccaacctaattgattctgCCATTCTGTGAAAGACCTGAGTCCATTCCGCTTGCTATAATGTACTTTGCAGATCGAGGATTAAAGAGCAAGTTAAAATTTAATGAATGAGATTAttgcttgttgtttttttttcttctagtaaTTTACCTGCAAGCTGTTGGTCTGCTCTTCATCCTGCAAACATGTTCAACAGTCACAATGTGAAGttccagcacagcaaagctctcacctccccataCCCAGGATCACACATTGAGCGTAGCCAAGTTCCTGAAGATAAAGTGGGCTGGCTGACTGAGTGGAAAGATTATAAACCCGTGGAATACACTGCAAAGTCTGTTCTGGCCAGACCCAGTTGGGCAGATCCCCAAATCGAGTGAGTGGAAGTGGTGGGTCTTTTCCCCTGTGAACATCAAAGCAGGAGGTAGTCGTGAATTACCAAGGTCTTAAGTGATGTGTGATTCTGCAGTGCCGTGTGAAAGTCAAGATTAAGGACAGTGGTGGTTAGAGAACTGAGtcttttgggtttgttgtgAAGGTCTTTGACTCGTAATTTTACTGAGCTGATGACTGAGATTGAAATAATGAACTGCTGTTGATGCTGTGCAAGTGTTTCTCTGTGTTGTGAGCTAAATGAAAATCTAATTCTCCTTTAGAATTTGGAAGAACATTTTAGCAATACACTTGTTTTTTTGTTCATAGTTGGAATGCAACATGATAAAAGGAAGTGTAATTGTGGTTTTTGAAGGGAGTGCTCTGCCTCAGGAAATGTGAAAGGTTGAATTAAttacagaaattttttttgtgactGCAACAGTGGGGATGTCAGTTCTTCTGTCTCAagagtcttttccaaccaaaatgattctgtgattttacagCTCTAATCTTAACAAAAATACCTTTGAATCACTTTGTCTAAATGAAGATTGAGAGAGATGCAATATTAAATGCTTTAGTTCTGCAGAACTAAATACAGAGGGACTGTAATCAGAAAATGTTAGGATTTTTTAGCTCCTTTAGGAAAGGGAGAGTTTCTAACTCCAGTTTTGGTAAAAGCTGCTCATCACCACACTCAAAGGAGTGTTGCTGGTCTGATGGCTGGCATACAAACTTTTGTGTTTTACAGTTTGTCTCTATTAAATTCTTATTTGCCATGCAGTGATGAAGGTTTTTCTCCCAAATTCAACGAGAGGGATGGAGAAGTGGAGAGGAGGAGTCTGATGGGCTCGTATGTGGTCGAAAATGGGAGACCCCGGTGagtggggggttttgtttgcatATTCATCTCAGTGATGTGGTTTCAGTGCTCTTACAGGTCTGTCAGTTCTGATACATGGTACCTCAAGGACAAagccaagagagaaaaatggaatCTAGTTTGATGGATCTAAGTTGATGGTGGAGAAGAACGTGTTGTGTCTTTTACCCTTTAAAGCATCTATGTGCTTTAGCACCAAATATGTGTTGCTGCCCTTcccttttttgttatttaatcttgatttgtgggggtttttttgagtttgttttgtttgttttgggtttgttgttgttgttgtttggttgtttgatttatttttttgtagaATATTTTGAATGTGgggaaataaatacatttaatgtCCTGCTGTGTTATGGGTTTGgaaatttagcagaaaataaaactccCTTTTGTTTCAGCTGGTCCTCAGAGATCAGAGATCAGAGGAGCTGGGTGTGGCTGGCCTAATTTCCATTTGTAACCTGTTCAGGACTACATGAATCATGTGCTATGTCCTTTATTTCAGCAATCCAGTGGGAAGGACTGGCCTCACTGGCAGGGGATTGTTGGGGCGCTGGGGACCAAACCACGCCGCTGATCCTGTTGTCACCAGGTAAGGGACAGGTGACTGCCAGGTACCCTGCAGCAGAGAATAATCCCAGAGAAAAAAGAGCATTTAGCTTCTTTTCTGCGACTCTGCACAGGATATTGCTTTTCATGGcccttttctctgtgtgttctcTATGTGTGAGCCCattctgcttttttaatgtaagaaaCACTAACTTGACTTAGTCTGTGATAGGAGGGGGTGGGATTAGGATGCtctttttgtcattttatgCTTTGTTGTGATGTGCTTTTCCCAGCAGGATGTGTGTGTACATGCTAACCATTTTACACAAAGCATTCAGAAAAGATTGTGTGGTTCACAGAAGTGTGAGCTAGAAAGTGCCATTGCTGAATGCAGAACCATTGTGGAAAATCATCTTGATGCATTTTACTTCTTCCTCCTTCTGGAACGATGCCAATGCTACTGAGTTGCTTCCTTGAAAGTGAATGCTGgcattgtttttgttttattttttgtttagacagcaaagcagcaaaatatACCCTTGTTTGTCATTTTCTGCAGGTGGAAAAGGGATGGAAGTGGCAATAAAGTTCCTCATCCACTTTCTGGCAAGAACATACTGCAGTTTGTAGCCATCAAGAGGAGAGACTGTGGGGAGTGGGCCATTCCAGGGGTAAGGACAAAGCTCCAGAGGCAGCTggcatttccctgctgctgaggcCATGAGGCAGATATGTGTGATGCAGGTGGATGTAATACACTGATAGCCAGGAGTTAAAATGTGTAGAATCTGAGTGagagtaatttttgtttgttttcccctctcTAAAGGGGATGGTGGACCCAGGGGAGAAGATCACTGCCACCCTGAAGCGAGAATTTGAGGAGGAGGCCTTGAACTCTCTGCAGAAATCCCCTGAGGAGAAAGCAAAGTTGGAGAAGCAGCTCCAGAAGCTGTTCAGCCAGGAGCACTTAGTGGTGAGCCCTGTGTCTCTTGTGGTGTCCTCTTGAGCATGAGGAAGggcagctgaaatgaaaataagttGTGATGCTCATGTTCTTGGGGTGTAGGAAATGGAAGGGACTGTTGAAAACTTTGTAAGGACAAACGTgtcagagggaaagaaaaaaa
This sequence is a window from Prinia subflava isolate CZ2003 ecotype Zambia chromosome 18, Cam_Psub_1.2, whole genome shotgun sequence. Protein-coding genes within it:
- the NUDT9 gene encoding ADP-ribose pyrophosphatase, mitochondrial isoform X1, with protein sequence MPLPAGALPRAVAVLSFSVLLSARGAAQRRPAHSNLPASCWSALHPANMFNSHNVKFQHSKALTSPYPGSHIERSQVPEDKVGWLTEWKDYKPVEYTAKSVLARPSWADPQIDDEGFSPKFNERDGEVERRSLMGSYVVENGRPRNPVGRTGLTGRGLLGRWGPNHAADPVVTRWKRDGSGNKVPHPLSGKNILQFVAIKRRDCGEWAIPGGMVDPGEKITATLKREFEEEALNSLQKSPEEKAKLEKQLQKLFSQEHLVVYRGYVDDPRNTDNAWMETEAVNYHDETGETMDNLPLEAGDDAGVVKWVDISEKLELYASHSYFIRLVTEKRGAHWSEDPGSQCHQ
- the NUDT9 gene encoding ADP-ribose pyrophosphatase, mitochondrial isoform X2; the encoded protein is MFNSHNVKFQHSKALTSPYPGSHIERSQVPEDKVGWLTEWKDYKPVEYTAKSVLARPSWADPQIDDEGFSPKFNERDGEVERRSLMGSYVVENGRPRNPVGRTGLTGRGLLGRWGPNHAADPVVTRWKRDGSGNKVPHPLSGKNILQFVAIKRRDCGEWAIPGGMVDPGEKITATLKREFEEEALNSLQKSPEEKAKLEKQLQKLFSQEHLVVYRGYVDDPRNTDNAWMETEAVNYHDETGETMDNLPLEAGDDAGVVKWVDISEKLELYASHSYFIRLVTEKRGAHWSEDPGSQCHQ